The Pelodiscus sinensis isolate JC-2024 chromosome 27, ASM4963464v1, whole genome shotgun sequence DNA segment GGAAAGGGGGAAACGATTTATGTAGTCAGGAACaaggtttgttttaaatatacagCTACTGAATAAAGGCTACTTCCACCAGAGGACTTCAATCTTCTATTTCCAGTTATTAAGGCAAAGCACCAACCACTCAATATAACTGCATTAACAGCATCAATTCATGCCACATTAAAATACTTTCTTGGcacaatttatttttctgacCCAAACAAAGCCACTAGCAAGTCATTAACAATATGCTACCCTAAAGTGTCAGTTTAACAGCCCTCTAAAAACATTTTTAGACTTAAGGAAACAAAAAAGTGTGCATGCTATTGATATTAAAACTGCAGTTACTCTTTTACAAGTACCAGCTGCTTTCTTGCAAAGCATTTGTAATGTATTAATCTATACAATGAAGAAAAAGCACTCAACTGAAGGCAGCAAAAAGCTGTGTTGGTAGGCACTGCTTACAGGTTGGAAAGAGTGGATTCCTTTACTTTCTTGTCCATTTCTGGATAGACTATTCAAGCCCTTTTTAGAGTTATGCTCAGGCTAATCAACAAAGACTAAGAAGGGCCTGTATATTTGCTTTTAAGTTGAAGGGAACAGAACTGGTGAAATTTAGGCTCAATTCCAGATACTCATTTTCAAACTACTACTTGAATAATGCCTCTCAGCCTTTTCTTGTGTGTCTTTTCATCTCAGTGATCACTGGCATCGCTTTGGCCTTGTTGCCACATACTGATGAAAGTAGGGAGAACAAGTAAAGAAATAGAAAGGGATCTCAAATTAAACAGCTACTTGCCAAAATAACGAAGATACCAACTCCCATTATCCCAGCTCCATGGATACTTCTATCAGATTTGTATATGGTAAGTGCTCACTGGGAAGAAAGAATGCTCGTGAAAGGTATGATTATTTATTAGAATAATTTCCATTAAATATAAGGAAAAAGAGTACTGCAGATTTAATTTCACATCTTGGCTATGTGCTGACAAAGGAGAAGTTACCAATTGCAGCAACTAGCTCCTGTCCCAAGCCAGGGATTAACTAATGCCCCTCCCAAACCTTTCCCTACCCTCCgacccccaaccccaaccctttttccattttattttccaactAGACAACACTGTTGGCAAATCAAGACAGCATGAAACTTACATcagtaaaaaataaacaaaaaaaatcatgaagTGTGCCAATGCATCAGGTTAACTATCCTATTAGATGCATACTTCTCCACACTAGCATTTCTGCATGGAAGCCAGCTGTACCTTTGTCTCAGAAGATGAGAGTTTAAACATTTTGGGCatgctctgtggtgcaatggtaAGTGCTGCAGAGCCACATACAAGAGATTTCAAACCTGaactcccctcccaaaaaagacTTATTTTCAGGGATATGCCAGGGACATCCCCACAAGTTTGTGCAATGACACTCAATAAGTACAATCTGATCCTGTAGCACAAATTACAATACTCAGTTCAGCATATTGTAAGGCATGTGGACAAGAAGAGACATTAACAATATGCAGCAAGATGGGAAATAATTCCAAAACAGCAGGACAGCTCGGCTAGATTTTAACCTCATTTTGAATCCCCTGATGTCTACCATTGAGGCCAAAATCCAGTTTCTATCAGTGGTTTTCTGAGACTGTTTGCTTTTGGCTGGGTGGTAAAAACCAATTCCTTGTGtttcattttaatataaaagCAGAAACATTGGCTGAAACTGTAGGAGAAAATACTAAGCATCAGAGATGCTTGCAGCGATCAAAATTCTGCTGACTTTAAAATGTCATCGGCGCTAAGTTTGAAGGGGGCTTATGGAAGAGTAAACTGGCCCAACCACTAGCATGGTCACAAAcagttttgtatttaaaaaaacaaggcaAACCGATTATGAAACCCTCTTTTCACAAGTAgtccaggttttaaaaaaatcctgcaaAATTAAAAAGTTAGattcctccattaaaaaaaaagtttatacaTATGGGCTGAAAGTGACCACCACAGGTCTGAACAGCACCTTACAGTACAGACTAAGACTTAAAGAATTGATCTCACATTTGcagtctttaatttaaaaaagaaaaatatctggCTATGGCCGGGATGACACATACGGGAACACTTCAGAACACAAGGCAGAGGCAAAACAAGCAGCGTCACTCTCCAGGCCATGGTAGCGGTGTAAAAGGAAAGGGGCACCTCATGcacaaaatgtattttacaaAATACATATCCAGAAAAAGCAAAAAACCCCACCTTGCACTAAACTGCAACATTCTTAACACTTGCTTTGCCACAGGCTGCTGCCCATGCCTTGTTCAGAGGAGGCATGTGAAAGGGGGTAGGAGAAAGAAGAGGGAAATCCACATTTCAGTCTATATTCCAAAAATCTCTCTTTTATAGGGACGTCTTCAGTCATCTGATGTCAGACACAGAGCTCTCATTAGAGTCAGAGTATGAAGCGGTCATGACAGGAGTGCCGTTATTTGCCAAACAGCCTTGTCTCAAGGTTTGAAAGTATGAGGCCTGCACTGGTTTGTGGTACTGCAGAACTTTTACAGCGTCTTCTATCTTAAAccattcccttttccttcctgtgGGTAGAGGAATAAATTAATAAATGCAGTATAAGAACTATAGATAGGCATTTATCCCTTCTGTGAAGTTTTTGCAGTTGACTAGCATTCTGTCCACATCAACTGTGATTAACATTCAACAATGAAGTGATCTTGCAGCCCAATGCCAATTCAAAAATCCCAAGAGATTTCTCTCACTAGTCTTCTGTTCTCATAGCCACAGAAGGGTCACCCTACCCAAGTGTATGACAGATGCCTTCAAGCTTCCACAAAAGATGCATCATTAGGGTATTAAATTCACAATCCAATTGATGGTGGTTTGGGACTCCTGAGTTTTGgtggggtttttaaaaatgttatttccatGAGTTCTGAGTAGGATAGAAAAAACAATATAAATTTAGAACTCAACCTATGatctaaatattttcttttttgaatgaCTTGCTCCTGAGGAGGAAATTATGTCACTCTCTGGAACCTGGTTTAGAATGAGGAAGTGCTTTTCCCCCCATATCATCTCAATCTTCACATACAGCATTTGCCTCTTTGTACTGAGACCTCTTCTGGGGAAAGCCAACAAGATGAGCCCAATTATATGTGGGGTTTTAAGAGTGCTGGCAAACATCCTGCAGGAATTATTCTGAAACTCAGTTCATTTAGGGATTTGATAATTCAAATGCACAGCTTTCAGGACTAGGCCAAACACAAGTCCTCAAACACTCAGAGCCAACTCAAGGATCAGAGAGGAAAGAAGGAATCCAAAACACGATCACATTTTTGCGTTGAAAAGAAGAAGCCAATAGAGTTCAATTATTTTAACAATCACTTATTgtaggggtgggggagttggCATGTTTCTGCATGGAAGGAAGTATTACCAAGCATGAAGGTCTTACCAATATTGACAGAGTCCTCCCAGTCTTCTAACACTTCTGTGACGATGAGTACATAAACATACGTTCTGTGTTTCCTGTCCTGATTCTGAAAGGCAAAATGGACAGGCTTGCCATAATCCTGTTAAGAACATAGCACTTAAATAAAATCCTAAACCCTTCtttttggtgggagggggaaatcttAAAGCAGCTTTCAGAAGATGGGATAGTGCAAGTCTTCATTTAAATACTGGCTATTTAGTATACAGTCGTTTTCCATTTCAAGATCAAGACATTTGTTCAGAAAGGATTAGTGTGTATAAACTAAGGATGAAGTACCATACAATGGTCCACACACAGTAAGCCCAACACCATTCCATGAATCTTGCTATTGGTGAATGGCATTATTTAATAAAAGATGTGATTTTGATTGCTGCTGATCACCAGTCTTCCTAACTGAAACTGAGCACTCAGAACCTTTGAAAAAAAAGTCAGGGCACACTTTTAAAAAAGTGCTCTCTCCAAACCTGGTTGTCTAGTTTGGCCAACACACATACAGCTGCAAGCTTAGACAGAAGTTTCACTAAAATGACATTTTTGCAGCAAGATCTTACAACCTAAATAGAGATATTAATAAACTTACCTCAAAAATTCCTACTAATCTTCCTAACGTCCCTTTCACTCCAGCCTACAGAAGGTACAAACAGAAGAATAAGGTTTAATGTTTTAACTACAGCTCAGCTCATTTTCTATTTCCAGTTTGACTGCAATATTTGTAAAAGCAGGAAGCAAATGTTGCAAGCAGTCAATTCACATACAATAGCGTAATCATGAGAGGGATGGTGAAACTGCAGCACAAGCCCCAAAAACTTTGAATCCATCTTAGAGGAAAATCAATTTGATACCTGCATACTGAGATACCCTCAATGATCCAATAGCTTCTATACAGGACCCTAAATACAACAAGCAGCATATCAAGTCTGAACTTAGATAAAACTTGCTTAGTGGCTTAGCAACTGTTTTGTTGAGaacactattaaaaaaaaatcaacatctcaaaaaaaaaataggCACAGCTCTTACTCCTGGACATACAGTTGCTGAGGTAAAAAACATTGGATACTTCTGAAACAGTCTCAGCCACCTGTAAACTTGTTTGTAAGcagtaaaataaaattttaaagcGCATAACACAAGTTTTTATCAGTTCCCTGATACATCCTGTTCTTGAGGTTTTCATAAACAATCATATCATTAGGTATCTTCCACTCAACTGTATGTTATTAGTCATGGCGAATCAAGTGATAGGACCCAATGCACacaatgctttattttaaaatagcagtgttTTCAGAACTTCCATTACATTGCGCCAAATAGTTTCTTGTTCAGTCCAAACGTTAAAAGTATTAACTTTGCATGATTTTGGAAAACTTTAGGCATTTTGCATTACTTGACAACAATTTTTTAACTTCTATAAAGTTATCTGCAGTGGCAGGACAGGCATTCAGGACAAAATGAGTCTTGGTTAATACTGTATTTCAAGACTCCTGGGGGAAGAAAAGGGGGCTGTTAATTGTTTACAACTCACCTTTCAAGAGACCATGATCCTGGAAGTTCCTTTCCTGTTACAGCCAGTCTAGTTTGAGAGTAGACCAGTGCTCTAGCATTTCCATACAACAGCATTTCTAATGCATTTAATTGCTCCACCTTCTCCTCTCTGCTATTTCTACAGTCTGGAGTTACAGTTTTATGCAGTTATATAAAGTCAATTTCCTCAACTTAAGTGGACTTGCTTCTCTCATTACTGATGTTTCCAATTTAAAGAATCTGCTCCGATCTAGAAATGTTGCAGTCTTTCCCATTAGCTGCTTTATTCTGCCTGAGACAGAAACAGTAAATGCTTACTCCGTCCTTTCAGCAGGAAGAGAGAAGACTGCACAAATGACTGCTCAGAATATTTCTTAAATAACCAATTACAAGTTTGAAAACAGCTTTCTGATTTAACAAAACGAGCTGTGAATACAGTAGTGGATTTGGGAACAGTTACACCTGCTCTCTTTGCCATTTTATCTACGTGCGATGGCGTAATTCCAGAGAACACAGTAACAGCTCACTCCATATTTCACAAGTGCAGAAGATCTGTGTCTATAAGTTAGAgcataaatacataaatatgcTGCAAAGAATGTTATTCAATCACTTTGATCTCTAAGGTAAGGAAATACCTGCTGCTCTGAAATGAAGCTTTCCCTTTTCATTCACCTCCTTATTACACCATGTGGGGACTGTTTCTAGTGGACTGTGGCCACAAATAACTGTTATTGTTCTAAGGTCACTCTTAGCCAAATATCAGTAACTCATCACACATGTAGCAAAAATTTTCTATGTGATCAATATTGATtagctttttttaataaaaggaaaatctgTAGCAACACCACCTGTTCTGCAaacagcttctattctcttgcaTCTTAGCTGAAGAAAGCGTGAGTTGGAATTTCAGTTTTACTTTGTTCTACTTGGGTTTAAAGGCTGAGTCTACATTAGTAAACTTTAAGTTGAGAAACCTCAAGTAAAATCAATTTAATCCTATTTACAATATAACTTCCATCACAAACACCGGTGGTGAATTATAAAACAAGATGTTTGTTACTTTAGACAAGGGCAAAATGATTTACTGTTTCCTTTACCCACACTTTTGGCGATGTAAGTCTGTAGACTTAATTCTCTGCTGTCTTATAACTAGCAGAGTGATGTGGATaatcaaatttttaaataaaaaaagtcagACCTGTATTTAAATtggaatttttaatttaaattatgtaaaTTTTTAAGTACATTTAAAATGTCAGCCTACCACCTAATTTTACCATAGTCCATTACACTAAATTTAAATTTAAgtcaattaaaaataattgtaattaaTCATGAGATTAAAATAGTTGTGATTAATCACCATTTTAATTGTATTGTTGAATAGAATACCCATTTCAATTTActataaatatttttgaatgtttttctacaGTTTCAAATGTAAATAAGTACTGTAGTACAATCCCATCATGGAAGTGCAACTTCATGTAGAATTCttatttatgttttatttttcaacacagttacaagaaaaaaaaaagtaaaaccttTAGAGCCCATAAGTCAAACCATAAAGACGCATATGAAAGTTTATGCGCCAGATGTGCTAAATACCTTGCAACCCCAGCTTTAATACATACTGGATTAGTTAGGGTAGTTTAAAATTTAGGGTTCCCCATTACTGTTTCTAGTCTTCCT contains these protein-coding regions:
- the NUDT3 gene encoding diphosphoinositol polyphosphate phosphohydrolase 1, encoding MMKLKSNQTRTYDGDGYKKRAACLCFRSESEEEVLLVSSSRHPDRWIVPGGGMEPEEEPSVAAVREVCEEAGVKGTLGRLVGIFENQDRKHRTYVYVLIVTEVLEDWEDSVNIGRKREWFKIEDAVKVLQYHKPVQASYFQTLRQGCLANNGTPVMTASYSDSNESSVSDIR